A segment of the Flavobacteriales bacterium genome:
AGAGCCTGCCCCAAAGCGGGCTGAGCAGGTAAACGATCAGGATCAAAGGAACGGCGAGGATGCCATACAGCAGCACCAGCACCGCGCCGATGCCCAAGAGCATGTAGATGACCTCGTTGCCCTTCCATTTGAAGTGCTTGAACTTGAGGGAGGGGAGGGGGATGGAGGAGAGCATCAGACCAGCCAAGGCGGTGGCCATGATGAGCTTTTGCAGCGGGTCAGCCATGAATGCGCCGACATGGCTTTGCAGTTCATTCGCACCGGGGCCGTATCGAACGCCAATTCCCCAGGAGATGCTGCCGAAGGAGGCCCACAGCAAGGCATTTGCCGGGGTGGCCAGCCCGAGGAATCCTGTGGTTTGGCGAGTGTCGGCGTTGAACTTGGCCAAGCGCCACATCGAGGCGATAGCGATCACCATGGCACACGATGCGGTAGCCCAGATCGGTTCTCCGAAAAGATCTCCGGGTCTCACAGAAGGCGGCCCGAAATCACGATGCGCGTCTATCGCGAATTGCAACGCCTTCCATGGGACAATTGCCGAGATGAACGCCGGCGCCACCCCGAAAGTGACCATGTCCGCCAGGCTATCCAGTTGTTTACCCAGTTCGCTTCCGCCGCCCAGCGCCCGCGCCGCCCAGCCATCGAGCACATCGAAGGCTGCACCCGCGAACACCAGCCAACACGCGGCTGTTAGCTGTCCTTGAGAGGCCAAGAGGATGCTGGCGACCCCGCAGGATAGGTTCGCCGTGGTGAGCAGATCGGGCAGTCTCGGAAGCCGCATGTCAATCGAGGCCGAAGGAAGGATAATTTCGGGGCAATGATCCGGGCCACCTCCCGTTGGAGGCTGCGTCAATACCAAGCCGAATGAACACCGTGAAGATGA
Coding sequences within it:
- a CDS encoding CDP-alcohol phosphatidyltransferase family protein; this encodes MRLPRLPDLLTTANLSCGVASILLASQGQLTAACWLVFAGAAFDVLDGWAARALGGGSELGKQLDSLADMVTFGVAPAFISAIVPWKALQFAIDAHRDFGPPSVRPGDLFGEPIWATASCAMVIAIASMWRLAKFNADTRQTTGFLGLATPANALLWASFGSISWGIGVRYGPGANELQSHVGAFMADPLQKLIMATALAGLMLSSIPLPSLKFKHFKWKGNEVIYMLLGIGAVLVLLYGILAVPLILIVYLLSPLWGRLFPRPTEN